CCTTGGCAAAAACCAGGATACACAACATTTCAGGACACTCGACCATTTCACTTTCGACTATTATGCCGGTAATTCCCGTGAATCGAGGCTGGCTGTCTACCGGTTCGATTTTGGCTCTGATGCGTTATCGAAAAATTATGACAAAGTGCTGCCAAGACAGGTGCATACGGAAGGCGTCCTTGGTCAAACTTTTCGCCCAATAACACTCGAGACGTTGTTCAAACCGTATTCAGGCTTCGGATGGGAGCACGTGGAAGGTCTTGTTGCGGAGGACCGTGGAGAACCTGACGAGCTGCGCAGGGATTTTATCGGTGGAAAGCGGAATGCAACGTTAATGGTGGAACTGCCGAAGGGGAGGTACGATTTGCTTTTCGTTTCAGGAGATCAAGCGGAATCTTCCTACACAGCAGTTGAGATCGTAGGTCAGAGCGCTTGGAAACCTGAGGGAATGTTGAAGTCTGGCCTATTTGCAACGGAAATGCTGTCAGTAACGCAGAGGAAGGATGGATATGTACAAATACGATTCAGTACGTGCGAAGGCTCTCAGTGGCGAGTGAATGCGCTGATTATCAATAAAAACTATACGTATTTATAGGAAATTTCATGGAAAGGGGGTGAGTTATTTAGGTAGAGAACGAAGCAGGTGAAAGGATTTCAACAAATACAAACATGGAGGTAAGTGTATGCGTCTTGCAATTAGGGTGAAATGGACTAGATCTCTGGCTGTTCTGACATTCCTAACCATGCAAGTATCGGGTGGGTTACAGCCGGCCTCGGCAGCGACAGAGAAGTTTCCGATTTATGTCCAACAGGCAACAGTCCCAAGTCTCACTGCCGGAACTGCTGATATTGCCGGCTCTGCATTCGTCGGCAAGGATGGAGAATTTCATTGGATGGATTCGTTAGCCAACTACGAGCAGGCGGATAATAGGATCTAGTAGGGCTGCCGGCAAACCGGCAGCCTTTTCTCAACTAAAGGGGCAGAAGAGCATGGTTGTAGCTTGTTATAAAGTCATACGCAACTATAAATGTATTCAAAGCGTCTAATTATTTGGGATTATTTGTTAGTAAAGGGAAGGTGAGTGGTTTTATATGCTCATGGAAGAAGAGGTCATTGGATTTCTGAGAGTAGGCTTACTAGTTGTAATGATTCCTGTTGTAGTGTTAGTGATTAGATTAATGATTAAATTTAGGAAGCATGGTTATGGGTGGTTTTTAAGTCATTTACTATTGTTTACTTTTGGTGCATTAATATGGATAAGAATACTTGAAACTAGGGCTTTTTCAAGTTCGGTATTTAACTCTTTAACTATAGCCGTGATAGGTGTTATGTGGGCTATCAGTATGGTCTGTTTCGTTAAAGGTTTGTTGTCTTTAAGTTATTTGAAGAATGATATTCCTCCATGCAGGAGAGCAAAGAATCGTAAATGAATTAATCAAGAAAACGGGATTTGGCAGATCACAACCTATAGGAGTTCATCTTCTACAGAAGATCATTAAAAACAAGATAACTTAAATGAAAAAGAAATTCGTCCCAGTCAAGCTGTGTTATATCAAAATCAGGAAGATGTTCGAAATGGAAAAGTTGTCTATTGTTTTCTTTCCCAATATATACGTCTATCTCGCACCCTACCACTTACGCAGCACCTGGGGCCCACGACCATTGGATAAATCCACTGTTTTGCCCTAACAAGCAGCCAATTTCTAGGTTGGATTGGATAAATCCAATCAAATCTGTAAAAATGGCCTTCTTTCAGACGAAATCAGTCTTTTGAATGGATAAATCCAATGTATGCCCCATTTCCACCGTAACGAGGCTGAAAACACTGTATTTGTCCAATGGAGGAGCGGTGGCGCCACTACTAAAAAGCAGAGTTGTATTCGAATATATTTTATTAGAAACCGAATGTAGCAACATTTTCGTGAGAGGGTTTTCAAGAAGGTCAACCCCAACCCCAACTTCCACTGGAATAACTCCAGTGTTTTTGAGTTTGCGAAGGTGGAAATGCTGCTTTGACTGGAGATTATCCAGTGAAAGTCACCCACCCAGAAGCCAGAGAAAAGGCAGATCGCTCCCATAAGGAGCAACCTGCCTAATCTACAGCTGAAACTCTTGTTGGCTTACTTACTATCCACGCCATCATAATTATCTCTCCAGCGAAGCAGCTGGTCCTCGAGCTTGCGGACAAGGGAATCTGTCAGTTTGCCCACTAGAGCAAATATGACGATTCCGACGAAGACAACATCGGTTTGGGCGAATTGTCTCGCATCCGAGATCATGTAGCCTACGCCGGAGTTGGCTCCCATTAATTCTGCGACAATCAGGCTCAGCCAAGCCATACCGAGCGAAAGTCGCAGACCAAGCAAAATGTTGGGCATCGCGGAAGGCAAGATCAGCTTGGTAATCTGCTTGAAGCGGCTGAATTCGAGCACACGGGTAACCTCGAACAGCTTGGAATCAATGCCTCGTATACCTAGAAAGGTGTTCAGATAGAGAGGGAAAAAGGCACCTTTTGCAATTAATAAAACTTTCGAAAATTCGCCGAAGCCGAACCATAGAATGAATAGAGGCATGATAGCCAAATGAGGTACAGTTCTAATCATTTGTAAAGTAGGGTCCAAGGTGTACTCCGTTTTGCGGAAAAACCCTACAAGCAGCCCTGATAGCAGACCCAGACCGCCGCCAATGATAAAGCCTATAACCGCGCGATACATACTAACAGAGAGGTTATCGAATAAAACACCATCTCTCGTTAAGCCGATGAAGGCTTTGATAATTGCGATGGGAGTAGGAAGCAATTGGGGGGGCACCAAGCGGAGCGATCCGACCAATTGCCAGACGGTCAAAATGATGACTGGCAAAATGAGGCCATACATATATTTCTTATAATTCTCGCGAGTTTTCATAAGAAGGTCCTCTGAAGTAGTAGTCTGATGTTACTCATCTCGAAGTTGATTGTTAAGATACTCAATAACAGTTTGATGGACGGTAATAACGCCGGACGCCAGACTCTCACGGTAGCGCTGCTCGGAGGCTTGGCCTGGATAAGTGATGGACTTGTCTGGATCGAGTGTCGGGATGTTGTTAATCTCACTCAAAAATCCAGTGATTTGTTCCCGGAAAGATTCCACGGTGTGACCGAAGGCGGTAGGATCGATGAGCTGGATCAACGCGCCTCTGCTTTTACCGGGACCTTTGGAGCCAATAGGAACATTGACAAGTGCGCCGCTTAGCATTTCAAATGCCAACGCAAGTCCAAAGCCTTTGTAACCGCCAAAAGGAGACAGATATTTAACTTCAGCAGGGTTGGTTGTAGGCAACCCTTGTTGGTCGACACCCCAAGTGTCTGGGATGGATTCCTCATTGTATTTGGCTAAAGTCACATGACCCCAAGCACGCTCGGAAGTGGCCATATCCAGAACAAATAATGGATCCGTATGCGGGAAAGCTATACCAATTGGCGTGTTGTTCACGGCAGCTGCTGTTCCTCCCGGGGGAGTCATCACGCTTGTCCCGCCATAAGCGAATACGAGTGTGATCGCACCTTGCTCGGCGCCATATCTGGCAATTGTGCCTGAGCAATTAAAGCGGGTAATATCGGTTAGCCCAATCGTAATCATTTTACGGTCTGTTAGGAAGGGGATAGCCAGATCAATGGCTTCGCGAGCAACAATATGCCCAATGTCCCGATTGCCGATGATATGCATGTAAGCTCCATCGAAAGGACCAACTTGATAAGTGCCTTTGTCCTCGAAGGACTCGACAGCATTTCTGAAGAAGGTAATGCCATGAGAGGAGCGGCCACGTAGATGGGCTTCCAAATAATCCTCGGTTACGATTTCCGCTTCACGCTTCGTGGCTCCGTGTTTAAGGAGGACTTGTCTGCCAAGCTCTCTCAGCTCCTGAATAGGAAGAGTTACTGTATTCATGATGTAGGGTCACCCTGCCTTATGGATTATTTGTTGTTTTTGATATCTTCCAATGCTTGTTTAATGTAAGTGTTATCAACGACTTTGGATGGATCGACCAGTTTGTTGATCGCTTTTTCATTGAGCAGGAATTGAGCGAGTTCTTGCTGGCCTTTTACGAAATCATCAGAAACCGGCAGAGTCGCGAAGCTGACATTTTTGATGACAGATTTGACCACGTCTGCATTGAGTTTTGTACCTTCAGAGTAAATTTTCACAGCTTCATCGAAATTCTGATTTTGCCATTGCAAGGTTTTCTCCAGTACTTTTAAGTAGGCTGTAACTAGCTCGGGATGCTCTTCAGCGAATTTGGTACGGGCCACATGGAAGGCTGGGCTAATGTAGTTAATGTTAGAGCCGTCAGCAAGTACAGTCGCGCCGTCGTTGACCACGGAAGTAGACAGGTAAGGCTCTCCAATGGCCCAAGCATCAACGGAACCGCTGATGAAAGCCGCTTTCGCATCGTCGGCAGTAAGCTGAATAGTTTGAATATCTCCAGGCTTCAAGCCCGCTTTATCAATCAATCGGAATAACATATCGTAGCCGCTGGTTGCTTTGGCAACGGCAATTTTTTTGCCTTTTAATTGTTCCACGCTTTTAATTGCGCTGCCTTTTTGAACGAGCAAGGCATTGTTTTTGGACCCTGTGCTGCCAACGGCAATTTCTTTGAACGGGATGTCTGCCATTTGTGCAGTAATAACAGGCGTATTGCCCGTTACAGCCAAATCAAGGCGATTCGTAAGGATGGCATCAAATTGGGGCGGTCCGCCTTGCACCTCGAGCCAGTTCACTTTGGCGTTATGTTTGGCAAACTCCTCTTCAAACCATTTCTTTTGCTGTGCTAAAACTAGCGGAGCCACGGCGTGCTGAACACCGATGTTCACGACAACTTCTTTTTGCGAAGCCGGTGAACTTGAGCTAGGGCTTGGCGCAGTGCTGCTGGATGCAGTAGGGCTTGGCTTGCTGCCGCATGCGGACAAAACAAGTAATAAACTTAGTGTCAAAGCAGGAACGGCAATTTTTGATAATTTCATAAGGAATCTCCCTTTCTAATCTTGAAGTAGTTAAAGTTTACTATATCCGAGTAAACAAGTATATTAACTATGTGTTATAATGATATAACTTCAGGTTATGGCAAAAAGGGGTTTAGCTATGAATATTGAGCAATTAGAATATATTGTTAATATTGCAAGGACAGGGTCGATATCGACAACCGCTGAAATCATGCATGTATCTCAGGCAGGGATTAGTAAAGCCTTAGCGAGGCTGGAAAGAGAAATTGGCTTTGAGCTTTTTGAACGTACGCGAATAGGGACGATGCCTACGGACCGTGGGAGAATCATTATTGAGAAGGCAAATGAGGCGCTCCTGAAAATTCAAGATGTCAGGGATGCCGTGCTTATGCAGAATGACCACATCGATGGTGAGGTCCGCTTGTCTGTGAGCCCGAATTTCATGGCGGTATTACCGAAGTCTATTGTTTCCTTCAAAAATTACTATCCCTATGTTCGTTTAGAAATCACGGAGAAAGATTCCATTGATATTATCGAGGACATTAAGCAAAATAAAACGGACATGGGTTTGATTTATTTGAATCATGAGCCTAAAGTTACGGAAGATCTGTGGTTGACGAAGATGTTCGAATCGAGGGTAGTCGTATGCGTAAGCAAACATTCATGGCTCGCTTCCAAAAGCAGCGTTACCCGAAAAGATTTGATTACACAACCGTTTGTCAGTATAAACGGGAGCTTTTCAAAGCGTTACATGGAGCAATTCAAGGAGAAATATGGCCCGGTCAACATTATTTTCACATCCAACAATCAAGAGGTTCTGAAGCGAACGATCGCGGAGGGGGCAGCCATCGGTATTTTCATTGAATTTAGCATTAAAAAGGATCCGCTTATTACGAGTGGTGAAATTGTAGCCATTCCTCTGGTGAGCGATGAGAGCAATATCGTAACTTTTGGCTGCGCACGATCCAAGAAGCAGAACTTCCCAAGAACGCACCAAGTATTTTTGAAATATTTATTAACCGAAATTCATTCGCTCGAAAAATAAAAAAGATCCGCCTCAAGGGCGAATCGGTATGGTTTAAATGGAGTAAGCGGGTTCCATCTCTTCATGTCCGCCTAGGGCGTACAGCACGCGTTTGCGATAGTCCATGAAAGAGGTGGACACACGAGTACGAGGATGCTGCAGCTCAATCGGAATAATTTCCTTAATTGTTCCGGGTTTGGCCTCCATGACGACAATGCGATCGGCCAAAAAGATGGCTTCATCAATATCGTGAGTGACAAGCAGCATCGTCATCCGGTGCTCGCGCCAAATGTCTAGCAGTGCTTCCTGCATATGGTTCCGGGTAAAAGCATCGAGAGCTCCAAAGGGCTCATCCAGTAAAAGAAGCTGCGGCTGATGCATGAGTGCGCGCGCTATTGCCACCCGTTGGGACATTCCGCCTGAAAGCTGTTTGGGGAAAGCCTTCTCGAAGCCAGTCAACTTGACTAATTCAATCACTTTATTTACTTGTTGCCTGACGGCGGGATCTTTTAAAGATAAATTAGCTGCTATATTTTTCTCAACCGTTAACCAAGGGAACAAGCGGTGTTCTTGGAAGATGAATCCTTTTTCGATACTTGGCCTGGTTACAGGTTGACCGTCTAAGAGGACAGAGCCCTCATATTTGACGTCCAGTCCAGCGGCAATTTTCAACATAGTGCTTTTACCACAGCCGCTTGGACCAATAATGGCTACAAACTCATCCTGTTTTAATTCCAAATTTACATTGCGCAGTGCTTGGACCGTACTTTCCTTCGAAACAAACGTTTTGTTCACATTCATAAATGTCACATTCGCCATGCTGATTTCACCTCGTGTGTAGGAGCTTGAACAATTGGAGTTATATGAGTTGAAATCTTAATTTAAGTATTGTTGAAAGTCAAGGGAAATCTTTTGGTCGATGATTCTTCCAGTCATGTATAATAGGGTTAAACCAAGGATTGGTTTTTCAAAGCACCCCAATTGAAAGGATGATTCCATTGTTCAAGAAGTTTGCGGCAGATGCATTAGGTTTAAGTGATATCGGGAAAGTAATTAGCCCTAGTGATTTTGACAAGGTAGATTCAGATGATTATGTGATGCATGAGGATGGAGAGAAAATTTTCTTCATCATCAAGTCGAAGAAGGACGAATACTGCTTTACCAACCTTGCCCTCATCCACCTTGATGGTGATAGTGCTATTAGCAGCAAGCGTGTGCTTAAGCGTTTCAGTTATCACACAAATGCAATTTCCAAAGTGTATATGGAAACGGCTGGAACGATCGATCTTGATGTCGAGATCAAGTTCATAATTGGGGAAGTCAACTTCTCGATCGATGTGGACAAGAAGCAAATTGAGCAAATCAAAGACTTGTATAAAGCCTTAATTAATATTTCCGAGACAGTAGCACATAATGAGCACTTGTATGATTACGCGAAGCAAAGCGTAGTTATTGCGAAGGAAGCGACAGGTCGAATCACAACGCAAACTACTTCCCCAGTAGCCCAATTCGATGCCATTAACGAATCCGTCTACAATTGGTTGAAGGGCAAGCATTCTGAGTTGAAGATTAAGGATTTTGGATACATATTTGAACGTTATATTAACAATTAAACGGTTATTCATCAGGCTGTCGAGACTTTCTCGACAGCCTGAGCTTTTCCATGTAGGACAATATTGAAAGCAAGAGGCTGCCCTTAAGTCATGAAATTGACTTTTGGGACAGCCTCTTTGTGTATGTGGTAACTGTTTACCACGATCGTTTGCGTTCCAAGGGTTCCGCCGACTTGTGCGGGAGGGAACTACAGTACGTTATTCTAGCCAAAATCGCCCATATCGCGGGGGTGAGGGAACTACAGTCCGCTATTTTGCTATTTCAAGGCAAACTTAGCTCATTTTGTGGAAATAAGACCCTGTAGTTCCGCTATTACTTTAGCATCCCCTCTATTTGCCTAGATAGCGTCCTATAGTTCCCTTACAGTCGCTTGAAAGAGGCCCATCCCCATAAAGGAGTCGGTTTTCTTATACGTGGTAACTGTTTACCACGATCGTTTGCGTTCCAATGGTTCCGCCGACTTGCGCGGGAGGGAACTACAGTACGTTATTCTAGCCAAAATTGCCCATATCGCGGGGGTGAGGGAACTACAGTCCGCTATTTTGCCAATTCCTGAGAAATTCAGCTCATTTCGTGGAAATAAGACCCTGTAGTTCCGCTATTACTTTAGCATCCCCTCTATTTGCCTAGATAGCGTCCTATAGTTTCCTTACAGTCGCTTGAAAGAGGCCCATCCCCATAAAGGAGTCGGTTTTCTTATACATGGTAACTGTTTACCACGATCATTTGCGTTCCAAGGGTTCCGCCGACTTGCGCGGGAGGGAACTACAGTACGTTATTATTGCAAAAAGTGGCATTATCGCGAGCGAAAGGGAACTATAGGGCGCTATTTTGCTATTTCCTGAGAAATTCAGCTCATTTCGTGGAAATAAGGCCCTGTAGTTCCGCTATTACTTTAGCATCCCCTCTATTTGCCTAGATAGCGTCCTATAGTTCCCTTACAGTCGCTTGAAAGAGGCCCATCCCCATAAAGGAGTCGGTTTTCTTATACGTGGTAGCCGTTTACCACGATCATTTGCGTTCCGAGGGTTCTGCCGACTCGCCATCCCCATATAGCGCGTCCAAATGAGCCATATGGGCCACTCCCCAATCATTCATAGCCTGTAATAAAGGGGTCATTTGTTGGCCGTAGGCCGTAATAGAATATTCAACTTTGGGAGGAATTTGGTGATAGACCTCGCGGTGTATGATATCGTGATACTCTAATTCTCTTAATTGTTGAGTGAGCATTTTTTTTGTGATATCCGGGATTGCTTTTTGCAATTCGCTAAATCTCATTGTGCCATTTGAAAAAAGGCGAAGCAGGATAACAGGCTTCCATTTCCCAACCAGGATATCTAACGCTGTTTCAAATTTACAATAAGTAGTCATTAAATTCGCCTCCGTTCCTTTAACTTCCTAAGGTTTATTTTTATATACTATGTTTATTTTAAGTGCCTACTTCCCAAAAAGTTACCCTGCAAAATATTATATACCTAGGCGTTGAAGATGCACAAACAGGGGGCAAACGAATCATGAATATCGCGTTATGGATTGTGCAAGGGATTTTAGCAATCATTTTTATTTTTTCTGGATGGATGAAGGCGTTTCAGTATGAGAAAGCACAAGCGTCCTGGCCATGGGCGAAGGAAGTTTCGCGAGGGTTGGTTTTCTTTATTGGAATAGCCGAATTGCTCGGGGTACTTGGGTTAATTTTGCCTCAAGCGACGAATATTTCACCGGCGTTGACGCCGATTGCCGCAATCGGGATTGCCACAATTGTAGTTTTGGGAGCCGTATTCCATGCCAAGCGTAAAGAGTATCAAGAAATTGGCGTGAATATCGTTTTCTTGGCGTTAGTCTTATTTGTAGTAATCGGTCGCATGTGAGAGCCATAGAATCATTGTGCAGCATTTTAAAAGTTTCTAGAAGTGGCTATTACAAGTGAATACAACGTGAAACTAGCGCCCGTAAAGCGCCTAAAGCTCTGGAAAAGCAGATTCGAAGTCCAGCCGGAGAGAAGAAAGTGAAGTAAAGATAGAAAGAAATGAGCCCCTGTTGAAGCAATTGCTTTAACAGGGGTTTTTGCTGTTTTTTAATCACTTTTCAATTTCATTACTTTTTTGCTGATGGTACTATATAGCTATCATAATTTCGAAGGTGGACTGAAACGAAATGAAGATGAAGATAGAATATGACAATCCCATTCCAATTAATGCTTATCTTTGGTGTCCTAAACCGTATCTGCAGCCTCTTCATTTTCATTCAAGTTTGGAAATGGGCTATTGCTTGGAAGGCAAAGGGCAATTTGTTTTTGAAAATAAGCAGTACGAGGTTAGCAAAGGTGATGTATTTATTGTCAATAATACGGAACTCCATATAGCACAATCTGCTCAGCATGATCCAAGCCGATATATTTTTGTTAATTTCGACCCTAGTCTCTTCCTGGAAGAAGATGAAAGATTATTGCTGCCATTTGCTTATCGGTCTGAGAGATTTGAGAATCATATAGCAGCTGGGACAGCGCTTGCACAGAAGATAGGGGCATTAATTCAGCAGATTTATGAGGAGCTAAACACGAAAGATGAGGGTTATCTTACAATTTCTCGCTGCAAATTGCTGGAGCTGGGTGTTACATTGCTTCGCCATTATAGGAATACTTTCAGCAAAGAGCAATGGCTAAAAATGTCCAAATCCCAGCGTGAGATCAAAGAGATGATGCTATTTGTCAAAGAAAAGTATCTTGAGCCCCTACAGCTTACAGATGTTGCCGCTCATCTAGGCTGGAGCAATGCGCGGACAAGCCGCTTGTTCAAGGAGCATACAGGGAGCAGCTTTTTGAATTACCTGACACAGCTGCGCATTAGCGAAGCCAGGAAACAACTTGTCACTAACCTTGATAGTATCGCGGACATTAGTTTTTCCAGCGGGTTCCAGAGCTTGGCGTCCTTCTATCGAGCATTTAGTTTGGTCGTCGGAATGTCTCCTCAGGAATATCGCAAACAATTTGGCGTTAATCAATTATTTTGAGAATTCGGAAGGAAATTGAGAGGATTGGAAGAGGCCAAACCATTATAATGAGCTTAAATTCTTTCAAAAAAGGTGGAATCACGATGGCTGGCTGGGAAAAATTAAAGGAAATTGTCAATTTAGAAATCGTCCAAAGGGGAGAAGAAGGTTGTGATGTAAGTGGGTTTCAAGCGAAGTGGATCAAGGCTGGAGATGACGAAGCGAAGTTGATGGAAGTTTATCAGCAGTTGATGGAGCTTGAGATTGGTGCGGATTTTAAGTTTATTGAGCCATCTGATTTGCCAGGTATTCTTGCGATGCGCCCGGAAGGACCTAGAAGAATAACTGTGGATAAGTCAGAGGCAGAATGGCTAAATCAATTTCAGGGTGCGTGGCTCGGCCGAAGTATTGGATGTGCATTGGGTAAACCGCTTGAGCAGGGACAATTTATGGGGGGAAGCGGCGGGAGAGCTGGCTGGAAGAATATTGAGCTGTGGTTTAAAGGAGCAGATGCTTGGCCAATTAGCGGATATACGCCAGGGAGTTCACGGGCGTCTGTTGAGTATGGATTGGAACTAAGTCACTGGTGTCATAAAAGCTTCAAGGAAAACATTCAGTTTATGGAATCAGACGATGATATACGTTATACCGTGTTAGGCTTGATTCTTTTAGAGGAAAAAGGATTGGATTTTGATTCTTGGGATATTGGCAAATTGTGGCACATGCACCTCAGCTACCAGCAAGTATGTACAGCAGAAACGCAATCTTATTTGAATTTCGCTCAGGTGACATCACATATGAATGATAGCAAACCGGAGGACTGGGCACAGAAGAGTGAATGGGTGCGAACATGGTTAAACCCGTATCGTGAGTGGATTGGCGCACAAATCAGAGCGGATAGCTTTGCTTACGGCGCTGCGGGGAATCCAGAGCTTGCAGCAGAATTAGCTTGGCGGGATGCTTCCTTCTCCCATGTAAAGAACGGCATTTATGGGGAAATGTTTGTGGCAGCAATGATTGCAGCTGCTTTTAATGAAACTGATAATGAACGTATTGTGGAAATCGGGCTTAGTGAAATCCCTAGAGACAGCCGACTGGCTCATGATATTCGAAAAGCTGTAGAAATCGCACGCGATGCTGTTGATCAATTGGATCTTGTCGATCGTATATGGGAAGCGTTCAAGCAATATCATTCTGTCCATACGAACAATAACGCAGCATTAGTTGCGGCTTCGCTCATCTTTGCGAAGGACGATTTTGAGCTGGCTGTTACGACAGCGGTTCTAGGCGGTTGGGATACAGATTGCAACGGAGCTACAGTTGGATCGATAATGGGGGCGAAGCTAGGGGCAGATAAGCTTCCGGCTCAATGGGCAGAGCCGCTTAACGATAAACTATACGCAGAAGTGACAGGATTCCATCCCATAGCTATTTCGGATTGCGCCAAACGCAGCTATGAGGTGTTTAAGAAGATATCTGCTGAAATTGGGCGGAAATAAGCGTATTTAGCTTGCTTATGTATCTCCCAGCATGTAATTGTAGAGAACCTAGCCGCGACAGCAGGCTAGGTCTTTTTACTTTAGCAGCCTCGTGCGAAGATATGGGAACTACAGTTCGCTATTCTGGTGAAAAGTGTCCTTATCGCGAGCCAGGGGGAACTACAGGACGCTATTTTGCTATTTTATGAGAAATTCAGCGTTTTTCGTGGAAATAAGACCCTGTAGTTCCGCTATGCCCCCCGCATCCCTGCTATTTGCCCAGATAGCGTACTAGAGTTCCCTATCTGGCGCTGCCCGGCACTTTATTGGCCGAATGGTGATCGTTCGGCATGCTTACAAAATCACAAAATGATAAGACATAATATCATTGCTGCTTCCGTAGATGATCCCGTATATTAGGCTGAAATAGCGTAAAGGTTTAGTAAGAGGTAGGAGGGCCTTTACACGCAGCTATTCATTTGGATGCAGGGAGTGATGTGTAGTCCACACAGGTGGCGATATTTTTAAAAGCGCTTTCAAAGTAGATTGCAGTTGGGAAATCAAGCGTAATCCTTAAGAGATGGAACGAACGAATGCAGGAGGAATGAAAGATGAGAAAAATGATGATGTCAAAGCTTGCAGCCTTACTGCTCCCCGCTTTATTGCTTCCACTAGTTGCTTCCCTTGGCGGAGTTCCAGCTGCTAGTGCAGCTCCTATAGTGGCGAATTCCACTTGGCGGCCCATCGATACAACCATGAGTGTAGTCCCAGGTAGCGCTATGGATTTGTCCTTTTTGAATGCTGCGCCCGCGGGTGCGAAGGGCTCCGTGCAAATCGATGTTGACGGTGATTACTATTTTGAGAATGAGCCCAATACGAAAGTGAAGTTCTATGGTGGTAATTTGAACGGCAGTTACGGTATAGACCCAACCAAAGAGGAAATGGTCCTCATGGCGGATCGAATTGCTGCGATGGGCTACAATGTGGTGCGCTATTCGTCGATTGACCAAGATTATGACTGGGCTAAAGGACTTATGCAGCCGCTCACGTCCACAACGGTGACGTTGAATTCAAGCAAGCTGGATAATTTTGATTATTTTAATTCACTGCTGAAGGCACGCGGTATTTATATCGATCTGGATATCTTGGCTTTTGCAAATTTCGAAAATGTGCCCAGTATAGGTAAAGCTGTGTATGGTTCAACCGCCTCGAGGTTTTTGGCCACACTCCTTCCGGACGGGCAAGCCATCTGGCAATCTTTTGCTTCTCAGCTGTTTAATCATGTGAATCCGTATACAGGGTTTGCGCTGAAGGATGAGCCTCAGATCATGGGGGTATCTCCCATGAACGAAGTCATTCTCTATAATGCGGATTTTTCCGACCCGAACTTTAACGCCTGGGTGCGCGCTGATTTCAATCAGTATTTGACTGGTAAAGGAAAACTGGAAATAAAGACGCTTCCCAAAAATTTCTGGAGCGCGGTTGGAGACATGAAAAACGACCTTGCCGAGTACTTCACGGAGAAGCAGTTCGCTACCTATAACGAAATGAGGTCGTATCTGAAGATCACCATTGGCATAAAAGCACCGATCGGCGGCATTAATTATATCAATGATTCGTTAGCTAATTATTGGCGGACACAGGCCGATATTCATGAAACGCATCTGTATAACGGCCTTGTCGATGGCAGAGGAGCGGCCTTCAAATACAATCCGCTGACGCATCCGCGTTACAGCATGATCTTTGCGCCAGAATCAAGCGCGAATTATGTGCCGCAATATGGATCGTTTATTTTCAAAAATTATATTCCCAGTCTTGCCTTGGGTCAGCTGTATCATAAGCCGTTTGCTTTGACGGAATTTAATCATGAGTT
Above is a genomic segment from Paenibacillus sp. HWE-109 containing:
- a CDS encoding ABC transporter permease produces the protein MKTRENYKKYMYGLILPVIILTVWQLVGSLRLVPPQLLPTPIAIIKAFIGLTRDGVLFDNLSVSMYRAVIGFIIGGGLGLLSGLLVGFFRKTEYTLDPTLQMIRTVPHLAIMPLFILWFGFGEFSKVLLIAKGAFFPLYLNTFLGIRGIDSKLFEVTRVLEFSRFKQITKLILPSAMPNILLGLRLSLGMAWLSLIVAELMGANSGVGYMISDARQFAQTDVVFVGIVIFALVGKLTDSLVRKLEDQLLRWRDNYDGVDSK
- a CDS encoding Ldh family oxidoreductase, whose protein sequence is MNTVTLPIQELRELGRQVLLKHGATKREAEIVTEDYLEAHLRGRSSHGITFFRNAVESFEDKGTYQVGPFDGAYMHIIGNRDIGHIVAREAIDLAIPFLTDRKMITIGLTDITRFNCSGTIARYGAEQGAITLVFAYGGTSVMTPPGGTAAAVNNTPIGIAFPHTDPLFVLDMATSERAWGHVTLAKYNEESIPDTWGVDQQGLPTTNPAEVKYLSPFGGYKGFGLALAFEMLSGALVNVPIGSKGPGKSRGALIQLIDPTAFGHTVESFREQITGFLSEINNIPTLDPDKSITYPGQASEQRYRESLASGVITVHQTVIEYLNNQLRDE
- a CDS encoding aliphatic sulfonate ABC transporter substrate-binding protein, yielding MKLSKIAVPALTLSLLLVLSACGSKPSPTASSSTAPSPSSSSPASQKEVVVNIGVQHAVAPLVLAQQKKWFEEEFAKHNAKVNWLEVQGGPPQFDAILTNRLDLAVTGNTPVITAQMADIPFKEIAVGSTGSKNNALLVQKGSAIKSVEQLKGKKIAVAKATSGYDMLFRLIDKAGLKPGDIQTIQLTADDAKAAFISGSVDAWAIGEPYLSTSVVNDGATVLADGSNINYISPAFHVARTKFAEEHPELVTAYLKVLEKTLQWQNQNFDEAVKIYSEGTKLNADVVKSVIKNVSFATLPVSDDFVKGQQELAQFLLNEKAINKLVDPSKVVDNTYIKQALEDIKNNK
- a CDS encoding LysR family transcriptional regulator: MNIEQLEYIVNIARTGSISTTAEIMHVSQAGISKALARLEREIGFELFERTRIGTMPTDRGRIIIEKANEALLKIQDVRDAVLMQNDHIDGEVRLSVSPNFMAVLPKSIVSFKNYYPYVRLEITEKDSIDIIEDIKQNKTDMGLIYLNHEPKVTEDLWLTKMFESRVVVCVSKHSWLASKSSVTRKDLITQPFVSINGSFSKRYMEQFKEKYGPVNIIFTSNNQEVLKRTIAEGAAIGIFIEFSIKKDPLITSGEIVAIPLVSDESNIVTFGCARSKKQNFPRTHQVFLKYLLTEIHSLEK
- a CDS encoding ABC transporter ATP-binding protein; this translates as MANVTFMNVNKTFVSKESTVQALRNVNLELKQDEFVAIIGPSGCGKSTMLKIAAGLDVKYEGSVLLDGQPVTRPSIEKGFIFQEHRLFPWLTVEKNIAANLSLKDPAVRQQVNKVIELVKLTGFEKAFPKQLSGGMSQRVAIARALMHQPQLLLLDEPFGALDAFTRNHMQEALLDIWREHRMTMLLVTHDIDEAIFLADRIVVMEAKPGTIKEIIPIELQHPRTRVSTSFMDYRKRVLYALGGHEEMEPAYSI
- a CDS encoding PH domain-containing protein, which gives rise to MFKKFAADALGLSDIGKVISPSDFDKVDSDDYVMHEDGEKIFFIIKSKKDEYCFTNLALIHLDGDSAISSKRVLKRFSYHTNAISKVYMETAGTIDLDVEIKFIIGEVNFSIDVDKKQIEQIKDLYKALINISETVAHNEHLYDYAKQSVVIAKEATGRITTQTTSPVAQFDAINESVYNWLKGKHSELKIKDFGYIFERYINN
- a CDS encoding winged helix-turn-helix transcriptional regulator — protein: MTTYCKFETALDILVGKWKPVILLRLFSNGTMRFSELQKAIPDITKKMLTQQLRELEYHDIIHREVYHQIPPKVEYSITAYGQQMTPLLQAMNDWGVAHMAHLDALYGDGESAEPSERK